TCGGAATCAGTGCTgcaaagaagtaaaaaaaaaaaaaaggtaagggAACATCTCTAGAAAACAGTAGTAAAATGTTAAAAGCAGCTTCTGACATGAAGCTCTGAAACGACACaattcagaggaaaaaacaacaacaaaataattcaaCGCGACAGAAGTGGAGCGacgcagcagcaggaggacgagGATGTGAGGTCAGCTATCTGCTACAGCGACACACAAGACGGGACCGTTAGACGGTGGAATCGTGTGTTCAGTTCATGaggtgaagaagatgaagaggtcTGTGTGAGAGGcggcgggggaggggggggcggaGCCTCAGACGACCTGGCAGCAGCTGGCCGGAGCTGCGGTGCAGAGCAGGCCGTCCCCGGAGCCTCCGCCGCGCTGGATGTTAACGGAGATGGTCTTCTCGCACAGAGGTAGTTGAAGCATGCCGTTTTTCAAAGCGCTCAGGTTGCTGCGAGCGTCCCTGACAGTGGGCCCCGCCCTCAGGCTCAGGGCGTCGTGCGGAGCTGTTTTgcggtggtggtgatgatggtgatggtggtggtggtggtgggtggagTGGGTGCGGGGCAGGGTGGCGGTGGTGGGCAGGGTGATGGTGTCCAGGCTTCCCGTGGAGCCGATGCACATCCTCCAGGCTGATTTCTCCTGGATTTTCACGCTCCCTCCCGAGAGGCTGCACGGGTCTATGATCAACTTCCCGCCACCTCGACTCCCTCGCCCCACGCGGTGGTGCTGCAGCTGCGAGCTGAGACACAGACTCATCAGCTTCAGACTCTCCACCAGCTCAGTGCCACGGCTCGCAGTGCGGGCTGAGCGGGACAGAGAGCTGAGGGCGGGGTTAGTAGTGCTACTGTTGTTACAACAGCTGGAGGGGCTGTCTTGTCCTTTACTGCCCCCTCCGCCTCCCCCACCGCAATCTCCCCCACCTCCATTCCCACCTCCTTCAGGAGGACTACCCCGGTCTGGACCAGAGGTGCCTCCTCCCTCTCCGGGAGGCTTCCCCTGCCCTGAGCTGCTGCCTCCCCCGTTCCCTCCCGAGCTGCCCGGGGGCCCCTCACTGCTGTCCCTTCTGTTCCAGCCGTAACTAAAACCGGAGTCTTTATCCAAACGTCTCCGGTGGCTCTCGGAGTCATCGTCGCTCGTTTCGGAGCTGGAACACGACGACCCCCTGCCCTGGCTCTTGCGTCGCTGGTACCGCTTCTGCGTGGAGCCCGGGGATGAGCCGGCCCCGGAGCTCAGGCTGGTGGCGGCAGCTATGTTCATCTTGAGGCGGCTGAGCTTGGGGGGCAGACCCTCGTCCATGTCGAAGTCGTCGTCAGACTCCCCTTCCTCCTCGAAGATCTGGTTGAGCACAGGGGCACTTTTCCTGGAGGTGAGGCGGTTGGTGACGGAGGGCGGCTTACGGCGCAGGATCACCTGGGTGGGCAGAGGAGACgggtcgtcctcctcctcctcatcctcctccaacCTGAAAAGAATGAAATGATATTACTTTTACtgaaacatgtaaatacaaatccAGACAATGTGCTTAACTTTGggggatttttgttgttattccaTTTCTGTTTGggcttcatgaacagaaacaacattatttgtatgcttaTCCTTCATCTGCAAATGGACtctgtcaaagaaaaacattcagaaTGACTGCGGGAGCATTTGTGTATtagtatacagcagcagtgcagggtcGGGCAGGGACAAGAAGTATTGCTTTCTCCAAACTGCTGAACCAATGGATTTTTTGAGCAttagaattcacttctggaGATTTCCGTGGGgcgtgttttcagtcatactgtAACCGGTTTGCATTACTACACTGACTTGCTTTGCTGTATTTACAATCAAATAGAGAATCACGTGGCGCTGAGAGGTTCCTTCAGCAGtatgtgaactcatttgtcaACAGCTTGAAATCTAAGAGACAttagtttacatttaaaagtaagGCACTACAGTATCTTAAGTCCATAATTGAGGTGTCAGGGACTCAAAGTTCAATTCggaaatgtgttattaaatgGAAAATTAACTGACATTGAtcgataataataatgtgcctCATAGCAGCTACTTCTTTTTcagtttgtaaataaaaagaggaaGGAAGTCAGACGCAGGGATCAGACCTGAACAGGCATGTTCGCTGCTTGGCTGCTGCTGAGGTGGAGGGAGCTGGAGCCCTGATGATCCCTGAACCAGAGCAAAAAGCAGAGGCGGCGGCAGCACAGGCTCCCTGGAAGAAGTAAGTTGTGAGAAAGTGTTAATTCCGTTTATGGACAGAAGCTCTCTGAGAACAGCTGAAATCATGCGTAGCATGATGAAGATGTGAGTACCTGAGCCGCCGAGTCAGTCACCGATTCCTCTCGTCGGCCCAGCTCCATCAGGCCTTTGGAGCGATGTCCGTTGAGCAGGTTCTCCGTGCTGCGAGCTGGAGTCTGTGGGCCTCCAGCGTGGGAGATGGAGGACGCTGCTAAGCTGTCCTCTATGTCCTGATGCATGTCCATTCTGGTGGGCCAGGACTGCCTGCACACACGGACACCACCGAGGAAAATTACAACATTGAATTTTAAGTGACTCTGGCTGGATGTGACGCGACAGGCCGGAGTGATCGTCATTCAAAGCCAGAGCACGGAAAAGGACGCTCTTTTGTGTTCTGGAAATGAAACTGGTAATTTTGTCACGCGCGCCGCATCGTCGTAGACTTTGAATGTGACCTTATTTTCCCCACAGTGCATCGTTCTTTACCTGAATTGTGCCTTGATGTTGCTGGGGCTGGACGAGCGGGTCTGGACCTCCTTCTCTTGCTTCTCCCTCAGGATCCTCTCTGCGAGCAGGTAGTATGTGGCTGTGATGTGGTTGTATTTGTTGGTCTCCAGGGCTctaaaacaacagcagccacacatGGAAGCTACATTATACACTATAAAATCAtttaagagagagaaagagtatAGTGTATAGAATAAACTATACAAAGTGTATAGAAATCAGAATCTGAGGGTCTGGAGGACAAAGTGTTTGAACCTGCATTCTCTTGAAATGGCCTTGAGAAAATAAGCCTACtactcacttgatttacaacatcagtAAATGTTTCCTGAGGCTTTTATGATCGTACTTACTAGCATCAGGTCTTCGTCAATACACCATGATGTCTGTTTTATGATTTATGGTCCCATTTAGACTAAAATAGAGCATAAAACACTGCATGTATTGGGGGGTGTGGACACTGTGGGATTGACAGTTAGTACTGTCCAATATGTGCCTTGTTgcaaacatacaaaatatgaaacTCAAGGCTTGAAACACCAGTGATGGCTGACATCACTGTGGCTTGACTGGTCATACAGAGCACAGATTCTCCGTAAGTGCAAAACACCCAAAAAATTGTCATTGTCTTTGACAGAATCTGTGGAAAATACAGCTACAACCGAACCTTTTTAATACAACTCTAATTCCTTCTTACGCAAATAGCCTGAATGTGTTGATAGAACAGCCCCCTTAATGTTTCCACTCAAGTGtacactgtgtttctctgttgtcACGTTCACACACCTCTGTCGTGTGAGATAGAAAGTGAGCTGTGAAACAAGGCCGAGGAGAAACAAGTGTTAACCTGAAATCATGACTCTGAAATCAACAAATGTTTCATGCTTTTCTTCCTCTTGATATTTTCCCCATGCAGCTCCTGCTCTAACTGCTTTCCCAGCATGCAGCGCAGCACAACAGGCTTATCTTAAGAGCTGCAGGGgtcaaacactgacagtgaaAATGCTGTCAGCATGCTGCaggtgttctctctctcttagtgttgttctgtgttcaaataggagaatgaaaaaaaaaggccagtCGCTCATTATGTGGCAGGACAGAATGGAATAGTGTGACTAAGAGTCTTTGTGGCTAAATGTCATTTACAGTAAAGATGTGGAATCATTTTACTGCAATAAAATAGCAGCAACAAAAAGTCAATATAACAACATAATgtttatgcatttaaaaaacttaagggctgcaacgatttttcaattaattgattactaaatttaacgtcaactatttttataattgatAATCCATtttaagaggattttttttaataattaaaacaagttttctgcttttctttagcttcttaaatgtgaatattttctggtttctctgctccattcATTCTCCACTCcaagaaatctttaaaactgaatcattttggtttaaagacacaaaagaagacattcgagaacatcatcattttgaggtttggggaaacactaatcaaccatttctgacattttatggaccaaacaaatacacgATCAATTGagaattatgaaaataatcattagttgcagctcaaaaaaaacttattttaacaGTTGTATGTTTAAACCATGTATGGAGGTGATGcttgatgtcattgttttatggTTTTGCTCAGGTTCAAGCCTTTTGTTAGTTTAGTTTGCAgtgtaaactaaaaaaaatggcACTGATAAATTAACCTATAATAATCAACAATGTTTTTAGGATGTGTAAATTGGataaaaataagtaaagtagAGCAGGGTAAAAGCAACCCAAGCATGATCAACTAAAGGGGCGCTGATGTTGTGTTCAAAGAAAGTAAGAATATTCAACCCCACTGTTTTTACAAGTGCAGGGGGAGTGAGGTCTATATCAACTTACTCGACTATGGCTTCTCGGTCTGCGATGTCTCCCAGCACCATGCGCTGGATGATGCTGTTGTGTTCCTCCTCGGACAGGTTCTTGTGGGAGACCAGCGGAGTGTTGTACTTGGTGGCCGGGGACGGGTCCACCCCCTGCAGCCAGGTGTGCGTCTCGATTTCGTCCAGAGACGCTCGTCGCTTGGGGTCTCTTTGAAGCATGCGGTCTATAAGGCTGGAGCCaggatgagaggagagagggacgAGAGAGAGTAGGAGAacattattttatgaaaatgtattcACTCACACAATTGAGCTAAAGCTTATCACACATACGTAAGGACTAGTgatctataaaaacaaaataaacaaaaggagCAGGAAGAAGCCTACGCTTATTTAATCTTACTCCTTCTCACAACTCAgtatatcaacatcatcatttgaCTCAACTATATACACATTATTCACAAATCATTAGATTTTGATGCATATACTCAACCACAATCTACTTATTAACACCGCAGTGTCACATTTGCACAACTGCACTTTATAGATAGTAATCACTGTTGATTGATTTGTATGGTTGTCTTCTAATACCCTTATTCCCTTTCCTCTGATTAGCTGTGGTGTATATGTCCTTGCATTTTAACACTTTATTCTATTGTTTTATACTCTGTTTACATCTGTATTTGCATTTCATCTCTCATATCcttctatatactgtattttatattttaagagTTGTAAAAGTGTAGCTGTAAAACTAAAATATCCTAGTTCAGGATCAATAAATATCTGCCCATTTATCTaacctttatttttaaactcataCTAACATTACTGTAGATCTCTAAAGCCATTTTCAGTCATGAAATGGGAGGAAAAAGGGTTGAAGGTTATTGTAGTGTAGATTGTGCACTACTCTATCGTGTGCTTGCTCCAACCCCCTTATAAAGTTTTTTACAGTCCACACTGACAGCCAGACCTCGTCATTTCagctacagctgtgtgtgtgtgcacctgcgAGTGGCATGCAATAAGAGTTCTCTCTCACAGATAAGAACTTCTCCTGCACTCTCTAGTCTGTCAACCTGTCACTAAGGCTCCGTTGTGCGTGACAGAAAACGGTGCACGAGGCTGCGGCTGCTCCCGAGGTGCCTGAAAGATCACCTGCTCCACTACCCGACTCATCAGGACCACGTTTTCTTCATTATTAgcttttttctcatttaaatcTTCGCATTTTTGTGTTGTcttatgtttttacatttttatgttcaGAAAGAACCTCTTGCCATTTCCttaagtgtttgtgttcatatttGTCATGGAAATGTTACTTTACTATAATGGAAGTACAATTAGATGAAGAAGCAACACTTACATTGGTGCTTTTAGGTTTCTTGAAGTATTAACTGATGTAAATAGGGCTGCACAGTATATCGAAAATTAACAGCCCAACATCTACTGCCATAAATGTAGACCGTTTGTCTACTAGTTTGTTTGGCCAAGAGCTCATGAACGTAgatacatttcttttaaaatttgaTCTAATATTTTCCTACTTATTTGCCAGCCCTGCACTCCATACACTACTTAAATCTGTGCCAGTATATatctaaataattattttactcTGAAGGATTCAGGCCCCAGGCAATGATTTACTGCTGCTGGTGGAACATGAGCATGAAGAGGATTTGTCAGTAAAAGCAACGCAacaaaagttaaattaaaatgtggtTTTCTGTGGAAGAACTTGAAAATATACTATGTTAATTAAATGTTACGACTGTTTCCCTCCCAGAAGTTCATGCTCTACAAGTGGAGGCTTATATAAGTTTAAATATAAAGAAGCTTTTGCCTAAAATCTTTTTATGCAGAACATTTATTGCTCTGTATACAACAGGACTGAATGTTCCCTTTGGCAGGTCAGCCCTCATTGGGCACCAGATCCACCACAAGTATTAGTTTTATCTGTATGTCACATAGAACATACACATAGAATATTGTACAGTGACAGAAAGTGCAATACATTTGCTTTGTCAGAGCTCAGGATGTGATCAGACGGCAGCACGTAGTTTGACTTTACTGAGACATGCATGGATTTAAACCGACATAAATCTAAATAAGTAACTTTATTTCACGCACAGGGCCTTATTATGGCATCTGCGCACACTCAGACCCACCCACAGACTCACACGTGTGCTTCAAACTAAAAAACTGTGACAAAACTGTGCAAACATCATCTAAATTTGGCTTTGCAGAATTAAATCTTCCAGACTCGGTCAAATGCCCAATGCATTTGTGATAAAGAGTGAGCAGACTGCATGATGATGGAGGCTACAGGCCAACAGGCTGGGCAGAACAGTGTTCTGCTATCTGTCAGACACACTGGGGATTAGTCAGAGCTGGTGAGGCTCTCTTCCCCCGAGGATgacaaccagcagcagcagcagcagcaataacagcaGGACTATATACTATAATGTGCACACCAACAGCTGAAACTGTGCTAAGTTGGACCTTGTCTGTGGTGAGCTCAGCTGAcatgattttaatttcattgttcTCAGATAAGTTCACAGTCTGAGCACAGGAATAGGTTCACTTGCTGAACCACGGGGAATGTGAGCTCTACCAGTCCAACAACTCGTCCTCACCCGAGCGTGTCTGAATCAAGTCTGTAACTGTTTTTTCTCCAGACAGTTTGCTGCCGAGCATATGAACCAAGAGTTTGGATATTTTTCGAACGATATGACTCAATACTCGATAAAAAACCATAAGCCTGCAGACTCGGCGTGCAACAATCATCTCTTCAACCCACAAGCCCATCAGATTGCTCCCAGCTGCTAAAGCTTAGTACTTCAATCTAGTCAGATGTCTGCCTCGACTCACAGGAGATAAGCATTTATTTCCTGTATTATAGGATGCCATTGCTCATTACCAGGGTGggatttcaaaatgaaatggtATTAAGACTgcaattacattattttatacaGTATCCCCTACCTCCAACCGTCTAAAACTATAAATTATGTTATTaattaaacagaaaacattataatgtcattataatgaaaaaaaaaaacaatatgagtTTAAAGCATCAGGAATATGATTAATTGAGCTTGGCCACAGCTGCTGGAGGGGGAAATAAGTGAATCATCTTCTGAGGTTCAAAAGTTCAACCAGCACCATCTTTAGAGAGATAATGCATACAAAAATCAagattgtgatgttttttttaaagaacctGCTCGTGCCTCTGCCAACCAGCCTGACTCGACTGGAGCGTGGAGCGTGTGTTGATGGGTGCAGCTGGACTGCGCCGCTCTTTGAAGGGGTTTTCACTCTCTGCCAGATACCAGAGCAAATTGGTCTGCTGGGGCTTAGATAAATcacagtagctgctgctgttttccacTGAGATCCACTTTGCCATGAAGTAAAGCCAGAAGCATTTTTGAGAGATTATTTTGAAATGGTTAGTAACTAGTTTTTAGCAGACACGACGCGATCCATAATCTAAAAGGCCTACACTCCATACTTTTACCAATCCATGTCAGTCGTGGTCACACAAACATGCCTAAggtttttgttaaaaaagtaaaaataactgtCCCATGCATGCAACACATCGCAACAGGCGATTTAAAAAAGCCAGGgagcaaaaaaagaagcataaaGTACTTTGGGTGCCTGTGGAGTTGGCCAGCATACACCAGCAGGCAATCAtatgaaaacagtaaaaaaataaataaattcaagcAGACTTTGTGAGAGGGAGGAGTGCAACTCCAGGCTTCACACTAAAAAACAGGGCTGCGACTAATGATTGTCTCCATTGATTAACCTGTCCATTTTTTCTAAGTTATTTGTTCCATaaatctcaaaatgatgatgaacaaaaatgattcaATATTAAGTCCTTGTTTTAAAGAATTGAGAAGATATTTAGCttaaaagtgtgacaaaaaagtcagaccaGTTTTGAGTGAGGAAGGCAGTGCAGTGGTGGACATTTTGGCGAAagcatataaaacaataaacaagaaaatCCTTTTCTGAAATCTTAAAGGACTTAAAGGAATACATCACACTTGGTCtgagccttggtccgaggcttgtaACTGCAACGCtgtttctgcactttttagacccactcgtaggggggcgggacctcgttcccagaatgtaaacagttacgctaacaggaacaagtgtcactggtgggtacgtaacaaagaaaataatgcagatatttctcaactcagaggaaactgaggttggggagcacaatttttcaaaaacactacccctattctagtaatacaaagctaaatgcaaatcggtgaagtagaaacaaaaaggaaatgacaCAGGATACATTAAAGCAAAATGGGAGAAAGAACTTCCTCTAGAAATATCACACTGTAGAGCACACAGCATTGTGGTGCAAGTTCCACATATCAAAAGTAAACAATCTAAGCCACCTGAGCAGTGTTGGAGGGCGTGTGGAAACCTGGGAGCCAATCACT
The sequence above is a segment of the Solea solea chromosome 13, fSolSol10.1, whole genome shotgun sequence genome. Coding sequences within it:
- the snrka gene encoding SNF-related serine/threonine-protein kinase, encoding MAGFKRGYDGKIAGLYDLDKTLGRGHFAVVKLARHVFTGEKVAVKVIDKTKLDTVATGHLFQEVRCMKLVQHPNIVRLYEVIDTQTKLYLILELGDGGDMFDYIMKHEEGLNEELAKKYFAQIVHAISYCHRLHVVHRDLKPENVVFFEKQGLVKLTDFGFSNKFQPGKKLTTSCGSLAYSAPEILLGDEYDAPAVDIWSLGVILFMLVCGQPPFQEANDSETLTMIMDCKYTVPAHVSSACEDLIDRMLQRDPKRRASLDEIETHTWLQGVDPSPATKYNTPLVSHKNLSEEEHNSIIQRMVLGDIADREAIVEALETNKYNHITATYYLLAERILREKQEKEVQTRSSSPSNIKAQFRQSWPTRMDMHQDIEDSLAASSISHAGGPQTPARSTENLLNGHRSKGLMELGRREESVTDSAAQGACAAAASAFCSGSGIIRAPAPSTSAAAKQRTCLFRLEEDEEEEDDPSPLPTQVILRRKPPSVTNRLTSRKSAPVLNQIFEEEGESDDDFDMDEGLPPKLSRLKMNIAAATSLSSGAGSSPGSTQKRYQRRKSQGRGSSCSSSETSDDDSESHRRRLDKDSGFSYGWNRRDSSEGPPGSSGGNGGGSSSGQGKPPGEGGGTSGPDRGSPPEGGGNGGGGDCGGGGGGGSKGQDSPSSCCNNSSTTNPALSSLSRSARTASRGTELVESLKLMSLCLSSQLQHHRVGRGSRGGGKLIIDPCSLSGGSVKIQEKSAWRMCIGSTGSLDTITLPTTATLPRTHSTHHHHHHHHHHHHRKTAPHDALSLRAGPTVRDARSNLSALKNGMLQLPLCEKTISVNIQRGGGSGDGLLCTAAPASCCQVV